The following are encoded in a window of Pristis pectinata isolate sPriPec2 chromosome 1, sPriPec2.1.pri, whole genome shotgun sequence genomic DNA:
- the gjd2b gene encoding gap junction protein delta 2b, which yields MGEWTILERLLEAAVQQHSTMIGRILLTVVVIFRILVVAIVGETVYDDEQTMFVCNTLQPGCNQACYDKAFPISHIRYWVFQIIMVCTPSLCFITYSVHQSSKQRERQYSTVFIAMDKDKKREDNKIKNTTVNGVLQNSEISTKEIQSDFLEVKEMQNSAARNSKMSKMRRQEGISRFYIIQVVFRNALEIGFLMGQYFLYGFKVPSMYECDRYPCVKAVECYVSRPTEKTVFLVFMFAVSGLCVVLNLAELNHLGWRKIKTAVRGAQERRKSIYEIRNKDSPHRIGVPNFGRTQSSDSAYV from the exons ATGGGAGAATGGACAATACTAGAGAGGTTGTTGGAGGCGGCTGTCCAGCAGCATTCGACAATGATAGGAAG GATCCTGTTAACAGTGGTGGTGATCTTCCGAATCCTGGTGGTGGCTATCGTAGGGGAGACGGTGTATGACGACGAGCAGACCATGTTTGTCTGCAATACCCTGCAGCCGGGCTGCAACCAGGCTTGTTATGATAAAGCGTTTCCCATCTCACATATACGGTACTGGGTTTTCCAGATCATTATGGTGTGCACTCCCAGCCTCTGCTTTATCACCTACTCCGTGCATCAATCCTCCAAGCAGCGGGAGAGGCAGTACTCCACCGTCTTCAtcgccatggacaaggataagaaGCGAGAAGACAACAAGATTAAAAATACAACCGTGAACGGGGTTCTGCAGAACTCGGAAATCTCCACCAAAGAGATACAGTCTGACTTTTTAGAGGTTAAAGAAATGCAAAACTCGGCTGCGAGGAATAGTAAAATGTCGAAGATGCGGCGGCAGGAAGGGATCTCTCGTTTCTACATCATCCAGGTTGTTTTCAGGAACGCTTTGGAGATCGGGTTCCTGATGGGACAGTATTTTCTTTACGGATTCAAGGTCCCGTCAATGTATGAGTGTGACCGCTACCCGTGCGTGAAGGCGGTCGAGTGTTATGTGTCCAGACCCACGGAAAAGACGGTCTTTCTCGTCTTCATGTTCGCCGTGAGCGGACTTTGCGTCGTCCTCAATCTGGCGGAATTGAATCACTTGGGTTGGAGAAAGATCAAAACGGCGGTGAGGGGGGCGCAGGAACGGAGGAAATCCATATACGAGATCAGGAACAAAGA